In Saccharothrix syringae, the following are encoded in one genomic region:
- a CDS encoding MIP/aquaporin family protein translates to MTSGSIFVWETLGTAILILLGAGVVANVVLKDTLGNSGGWLLINFGWGFAVFAGASIAAPSGAHLNPAVTLGLAIADKTPWSQVPAYFAAQLLGAFLGAVLAWLAYKAQFDAHDDPAGTRGIFCTGPTVPRAGWNVVTEVIGTFVLVAWVLLSPGAKEAADGVPQLGNAALGYAGVAFVVVGIGNSLGGPTGYAINPARDLGPRIAYAVLPIRGKGAAEWGYAWVPVVGPLVGGALAALLYLTLPV, encoded by the coding sequence ATGACCAGCGGTTCGATCTTCGTGTGGGAAACCCTCGGCACCGCGATCCTGATCCTGCTGGGCGCGGGTGTCGTCGCCAACGTCGTGCTGAAGGACACGCTCGGCAACTCGGGCGGGTGGCTCCTGATCAACTTCGGCTGGGGGTTCGCGGTCTTCGCGGGCGCCAGCATCGCCGCACCCAGCGGCGCGCACCTCAACCCGGCGGTGACCCTGGGCCTGGCGATCGCGGACAAGACGCCGTGGAGCCAGGTGCCGGCCTACTTCGCCGCCCAGCTCCTCGGCGCGTTCCTCGGCGCCGTGCTCGCCTGGCTGGCCTACAAGGCCCAGTTCGACGCGCACGACGACCCCGCGGGCACGCGCGGCATCTTCTGCACCGGCCCGACCGTCCCCCGGGCCGGCTGGAACGTCGTCACCGAGGTGATCGGCACGTTCGTGCTGGTCGCCTGGGTGCTGCTGAGCCCCGGCGCGAAGGAGGCCGCGGACGGCGTGCCGCAGCTCGGCAACGCGGCGCTCGGCTACGCGGGCGTGGCGTTCGTCGTCGTCGGCATCGGCAACTCGCTCGGCGGCCCCACCGGCTACGCCATCAACCCCGCCCGCGACCTCGGGCCGCGCATCGCGTACGCGGTCCTGCCCATCCGCGGCAAGGGCGCCGCCGAGTGGGGCTACGCCTGGGTGCCGGTGGTCGGCCCGCTCGTCGGCGGCGCGCTCGCCGCCCTCCTCTACCTGACCCTCCCGGTCTGA
- the glpK gene encoding glycerol kinase GlpK, giving the protein MTQYVAAIDQGTTSTRCMIFDHSGGVVSVDQKEHEQIFPRAGWVEHDADEIWTNTRQVAAGALAKADLTAKDIAAVGITNQRETALVWDRTTGRPVYNAIVWQDTRTDRICRELGASGGQERYRARTGLPLATYFSGPKVRWILDNVEGAREKAEAGDLLFGNMDTWVLWNMTGGVDGGVHVTDPTNASRTLLMDLDTLSWDEGIAADLGIPLSMLPEIRSSSETYGHVRERGALAGVPIAGILGDQQAATFGQACLSPGEAKNTYGTGNFVLLNTGTEKVMSDNGLLTTVCYQIGSQAPVYALEGSIAVTGSLVQWLRDNLGMITTAAEIEEHARTVEDNGGAYFVPAFSGLFAPYWRSDARGAIVGLTRYVNRGHLARAVLEATAFQTREVIDAMNADSGVALTSLKVDGGMVVNELLMQFQADILGVPVIRPVVNETTALGAAYAAGLAVGFWESEDDIRQNWARDKQWEPAMDEEARERHYHLWKKAVTRTFDWVE; this is encoded by the coding sequence ATGACGCAGTACGTGGCCGCGATCGACCAGGGCACCACGTCCACCCGGTGCATGATCTTCGACCACTCGGGCGGGGTGGTCTCGGTCGACCAGAAGGAGCACGAGCAGATCTTCCCCAGGGCGGGGTGGGTCGAGCACGACGCCGACGAGATCTGGACCAACACCCGGCAGGTGGCGGCGGGCGCGCTGGCCAAGGCCGACCTGACCGCCAAGGACATCGCCGCCGTGGGCATCACCAACCAGCGCGAGACCGCGCTGGTCTGGGACCGCACCACCGGCCGTCCCGTGTACAACGCGATCGTCTGGCAGGACACCCGCACCGACCGGATCTGCCGGGAGCTGGGCGCGTCGGGCGGCCAGGAGCGGTACCGGGCCAGGACCGGGCTCCCGCTGGCCACCTACTTCTCCGGTCCCAAGGTCCGCTGGATCCTGGACAACGTCGAGGGCGCGCGGGAGAAGGCCGAGGCGGGCGACCTGCTGTTCGGCAACATGGACACCTGGGTGCTGTGGAACATGACCGGCGGCGTCGACGGCGGCGTGCACGTCACCGACCCCACCAACGCCTCCCGCACCCTGCTGATGGACCTCGACACGCTGTCGTGGGACGAGGGCATCGCCGCCGACCTGGGCATCCCGCTGTCGATGCTGCCGGAGATCCGCTCGTCGTCGGAGACCTACGGCCACGTCCGGGAGCGCGGCGCGCTGGCCGGCGTGCCCATCGCGGGCATCCTCGGCGACCAGCAGGCGGCCACGTTCGGGCAGGCGTGCCTGTCGCCGGGCGAGGCGAAGAACACCTACGGCACCGGCAACTTCGTGCTGCTCAACACCGGCACGGAGAAGGTGATGAGCGACAACGGCCTGCTCACCACGGTCTGCTACCAGATCGGCTCGCAGGCGCCCGTGTACGCGCTGGAGGGCTCGATCGCGGTCACCGGGTCGCTGGTGCAGTGGCTGCGCGACAACCTCGGCATGATCACCACGGCGGCGGAGATCGAGGAGCACGCGCGCACCGTCGAGGACAACGGCGGCGCGTACTTCGTGCCCGCGTTCTCCGGCCTGTTCGCGCCCTACTGGCGGTCGGACGCGCGCGGCGCGATCGTCGGCCTGACCCGGTACGTCAACCGGGGGCACCTGGCGCGGGCGGTGCTGGAGGCCACGGCGTTCCAGACCCGCGAGGTCATCGACGCCATGAACGCGGACTCGGGCGTCGCGCTGACCTCGCTGAAGGTCGACGGGGGCATGGTGGTCAACGAGCTGCTGATGCAGTTCCAGGCCGACATCCTGGGCGTCCCGGTGATCCGGCCGGTGGTCAACGAGACCACCGCGCTGGGCGCCGCCTACGCCGCCGGGCTGGCCGTCGGGTTCTGGGAGTCCGAGGACGACATCCGGCAGAACTGGGCGCGGGACAAGCAGTGGGAGCCCGCCATGGACGAGGAGGCGCGCGAGCGGCACTACCACCTGTGGAAGAAGGCCGTGACCAGGACTTTCGACTGGGTCGAGTAG